One stretch of Aeromicrobium fastidiosum DNA includes these proteins:
- a CDS encoding sensor histidine kinase yields the protein MRRLVPSSLTGRLIVTAVALVAAVSVLVAFAATLVMRSYLTDQLDEKVTQSLGRAEFRADRVMPAPPAGQDRGGEGFGRDVGSIEAIRSGDSVTGTVVVAGNGGGPKDLSTQAARALQQVDADREPRTIDVPGLGSYRVASTTSPSGTVVWNGLPTNDVDDTISSLVLWESLLALAGIATAAVAGRLLVRRQLQPLRDVAATAHQVAAMPLSSGQIGETVRVPDALTDPGTEVGQVGEALNRLLGHVEHALDARHESEQQVRQFLADASHELRTPLSTIQGYAELSRRTGRADPDQILAKVESEAGRMATLVEDMLLLARLDAGRGIDRRPVDLTRLVVEAVDDARVRDPERRWTFDVPDEPVTVAGDEQRLHQAVTNLVTNATRHTPPGTVVSVRLTSGEAVRVDVHDDGPGIDPSLLPTVFERFTRGDSSRTRASGGAGLGMSLVKAIMHAHGGTATVRSAPGDTTFTLLLPTA from the coding sequence GTGCGCAGACTCGTGCCCTCCTCCCTGACCGGCCGGCTGATCGTCACCGCCGTCGCCCTCGTCGCGGCCGTGAGCGTGTTGGTGGCGTTCGCGGCGACGCTCGTCATGCGCTCCTACCTGACCGACCAGCTGGACGAGAAGGTCACGCAGTCCCTGGGCCGCGCCGAGTTCCGCGCCGACCGGGTCATGCCCGCGCCCCCTGCCGGGCAGGACCGTGGTGGCGAGGGCTTCGGTCGCGACGTCGGCAGCATCGAGGCGATCCGGTCGGGAGACTCGGTCACCGGCACCGTCGTCGTGGCCGGCAACGGCGGTGGCCCGAAGGACCTCTCGACGCAGGCAGCCCGCGCGCTCCAGCAGGTCGACGCCGACCGGGAACCACGGACGATCGATGTGCCGGGCCTCGGGTCGTACAGGGTCGCCTCCACCACGTCGCCATCAGGAACCGTCGTCTGGAACGGACTGCCCACCAACGACGTGGACGACACGATCTCGAGCCTCGTGCTCTGGGAGTCGCTGCTGGCACTCGCCGGCATCGCGACGGCGGCGGTCGCCGGTCGCCTCCTCGTGCGCCGTCAGCTGCAGCCGCTGCGCGACGTCGCCGCCACGGCCCACCAGGTCGCCGCGATGCCGCTGTCGTCCGGCCAGATCGGCGAGACCGTCCGCGTCCCCGACGCGCTGACCGACCCCGGCACCGAGGTCGGCCAGGTGGGCGAGGCCCTCAACAGGTTGCTCGGACACGTCGAGCACGCCCTCGACGCCCGCCACGAGAGCGAGCAGCAGGTGCGCCAGTTCCTGGCCGACGCGTCCCACGAGCTGCGCACGCCGCTGTCGACCATCCAGGGCTACGCCGAGCTCAGCCGGCGCACCGGCAGGGCCGACCCCGACCAGATCCTCGCCAAGGTCGAGTCGGAGGCCGGACGCATGGCGACCCTCGTCGAGGACATGCTGCTGCTGGCCCGGCTCGACGCGGGGCGCGGCATCGACCGCCGCCCCGTCGACCTGACGCGACTCGTCGTCGAGGCCGTCGACGACGCCCGCGTCCGCGACCCCGAGCGTCGCTGGACGTTCGACGTCCCCGACGAGCCCGTGACCGTCGCGGGCGACGAGCAGCGGCTCCACCAGGCCGTCACCAACCTCGTCACGAATGCGACACGCCACACACCGCCCGGCACCGTGGTGTCGGTGCGACTGACGAGCGGCGAGGCCGTGCGCGTCGACGTGCACGACGACGGGCCGGGCATCGACCCCTCGCTGCTGCCGACGGTCTTCGAGCGATTCACCCGCGGAGACTCGTCGCGCACCCGCGCCTCGGGCGGCGCGGGCCTCGGCATGTCGCTGGTCAAGGCGATCATGCACGCCCACGGCGGCACCGCGACGGTCCGCAGCGCGCCGGGCGACACGACGTTCACCCTGCTGCTGCCGACCGCCTGA
- a CDS encoding ArnT family glycosyltransferase — MTQTAISPPAPAPHRDATAPATPPSPSLSHARRLWRGREDDSPLVRPALLGLLLVTALLYLWGLGASGWANSFYAAAVQAGSESWKAFFFGSSDAASSITVDKTPMSLWPMSLSVRIFGLSSWAMLAPQALMGVASVGLLYATVRRTTHDAWASLLAGAALALTPVAVLMFRFNNPDALLTLLLIGSVHATIRAIENPARAVRWLALGGSLVGLAFLTKMLQAFLVLPPLALVYLLTARVGVVVRLKHLLIAFGSMIVAGGWWIAIVELWPASSRPYIGGSQDNSILELTLGYNGLGRLNGNETGSVGGGGGWGETGVFRLFTSEIGGQVAWLLPAALVLLGLSLWFVRRAGRTDRQLTGLLVWGGWLLVTGLTFSFMAGIFHAYYTVALAPAIAALVGIGASILWENRESPVASLGAAFVIAMTSATSFVLLDRSTDFVPWLKYAVVAFGGAAAFLVVAHRLLPRRTVVAAIATALAAVLVGPAAYAVDTASTPHTGSIPSAGPSAGGGMGGGPGGRMGGMRRPQGMTQGQGQAQAGGQTPTTPNGMRSRGGAGGGAGGLLNGSQSTDAINALLETDADSYTWVAAAVGSNTAAGYQLATELPVMAIGGFNGSDPSPTLAEFEQRVADGEIHYFIAGGGFGGGGGRGGQSGGSSSSSDIAAWVAETFTAQTVDGVTLYDLSGGVR, encoded by the coding sequence ATGACCCAGACCGCGATCTCGCCCCCGGCACCGGCGCCGCACCGCGACGCCACCGCTCCGGCCACTCCCCCGTCCCCGTCCCTGTCCCATGCCCGCCGCCTCTGGCGAGGACGCGAGGACGACTCGCCGCTCGTCCGGCCGGCCCTGCTGGGGCTGCTGCTGGTCACGGCCCTGCTCTACCTGTGGGGCCTCGGTGCCTCGGGCTGGGCCAACTCGTTCTACGCCGCGGCCGTGCAGGCCGGGTCCGAGTCGTGGAAGGCCTTCTTCTTCGGCTCGTCCGACGCCGCGAGCTCGATCACGGTCGACAAGACGCCGATGTCGCTGTGGCCCATGTCGTTGTCGGTGCGGATCTTCGGCCTGTCGTCGTGGGCGATGCTCGCGCCGCAGGCCCTGATGGGCGTCGCGTCCGTCGGGCTGCTGTACGCGACGGTGCGCCGCACGACGCACGACGCCTGGGCGTCCCTGCTGGCCGGAGCGGCTCTCGCGCTGACCCCCGTGGCGGTGCTGATGTTCCGGTTCAACAACCCCGACGCCCTGCTGACGCTGCTGCTGATCGGTTCCGTGCACGCGACCATCCGCGCGATCGAGAACCCCGCGCGGGCCGTGCGGTGGCTCGCGCTCGGCGGCTCCCTCGTCGGCTTGGCGTTCCTGACCAAGATGCTGCAGGCCTTCCTGGTGCTGCCCCCGCTGGCACTGGTCTACCTGCTCACCGCGCGCGTCGGCGTCGTGGTGCGACTCAAGCACCTGCTCATCGCATTCGGATCGATGATCGTCGCCGGCGGCTGGTGGATCGCGATCGTCGAGCTGTGGCCGGCCTCGAGCCGGCCCTACATCGGCGGTTCGCAGGACAACTCGATCCTCGAGCTCACGCTCGGCTACAACGGCCTCGGCCGCCTCAACGGCAACGAGACCGGCTCGGTCGGCGGGGGTGGCGGCTGGGGCGAGACCGGCGTCTTCCGGCTGTTCACCTCTGAGATCGGCGGACAGGTGGCCTGGCTGCTGCCCGCCGCGCTGGTGCTGCTGGGTCTGAGCCTGTGGTTCGTCCGCCGGGCGGGCCGCACTGACCGGCAGCTCACGGGCCTGCTCGTGTGGGGTGGCTGGCTCTTGGTCACCGGACTGACCTTCAGCTTCATGGCCGGCATCTTCCACGCCTACTACACCGTGGCCCTGGCCCCGGCGATCGCCGCGCTGGTCGGCATCGGCGCGAGCATCCTGTGGGAGAACCGTGAGTCGCCGGTCGCATCGCTCGGCGCGGCCTTCGTCATCGCGATGACCTCGGCCACGAGCTTCGTGCTGCTCGATCGCTCGACCGACTTCGTGCCATGGCTCAAGTACGCCGTCGTGGCGTTCGGCGGGGCGGCCGCCTTCTTGGTCGTCGCCCACCGACTACTGCCGCGGCGCACCGTCGTCGCCGCGATCGCGACGGCTCTCGCGGCCGTCCTGGTCGGACCGGCGGCCTACGCGGTCGACACCGCCTCGACCCCGCACACGGGCTCGATCCCGTCGGCCGGTCCCAGCGCCGGTGGCGGCATGGGCGGTGGGCCCGGCGGACGGATGGGCGGCATGCGACGTCCGCAGGGCATGACGCAGGGCCAGGGCCAAGCGCAGGCCGGCGGCCAGACGCCGACCACGCCGAACGGGATGCGGTCCCGCGGCGGCGCGGGAGGCGGAGCCGGCGGACTGCTCAACGGATCGCAGTCGACCGACGCGATCAACGCCCTGCTCGAGACCGATGCCGACTCGTACACCTGGGTCGCCGCGGCCGTCGGCTCCAACACGGCGGCGGGCTACCAGCTCGCGACCGAGCTGCCCGTCATGGCGATCGGCGGCTTCAACGGCTCCGACCCCAGCCCCACGCTGGCCGAGTTCGAGCAGCGGGTCGCCGACGGCGAGATCCACTACTTCATCGCAGGCGGCGGATTCGGCGGCGGAGGGGGCCGCGGCGGCCAGAGCGGCGGCAGCAGCTCGAGCTCCGACATCGCCGCGTGGGTCGCCGAGACCTTCACGGCCCAGACCGTCGACGGCGTGACGCTGTACGACCTGAGCGGAGGCGTCCGGTGA
- a CDS encoding dolichyl-phosphate beta-glucosyltransferase — protein MTATATVPGSLPSPGRAPVLDIVIPVFNEEAALVPSVEKVREHLRTLPFDHRITIADNASTDATSLLAHQLADRFDDVRVVSLTRKGRGRALKEAWSHSDAEVLVYMDVDLSTDLNALLPLVAPLLSGHSDLAIGSRLARTSRTTRGPRREVISRSYNVLLRGALRARFSDAQCGFKAIRRDVAAQLLPLIEDDEWFFDTELLVVAERAGLRIHEVPVDWVDDPDSRVDVVRTALADLRGMGRLGWSLVRGRIPLADVAQALGRATSRSARGGLSAQMVVFALIGALSTAAYGLLYVLLRSSLGALEANAVALAATAVANTAANRRFTFGLRGPTDALKHQLQGLLVFACGLAVTSGTIWTLRAVRGDGHPLVEVAALTAANLFVTVMRFVLMRIWIFRGPRTTTSPGT, from the coding sequence GTGACGGCCACGGCCACGGTGCCCGGCAGCCTCCCGTCGCCCGGACGCGCGCCCGTCCTCGACATCGTGATCCCGGTGTTCAACGAGGAGGCGGCGCTCGTTCCCTCGGTCGAGAAGGTCCGGGAGCACCTGCGCACCCTGCCGTTCGACCACCGCATCACGATCGCCGACAACGCCAGCACCGACGCCACCAGCCTGCTGGCCCACCAGCTGGCCGACCGCTTCGACGACGTGAGGGTCGTCAGTCTCACCCGCAAGGGACGCGGCCGGGCGCTCAAGGAGGCGTGGTCGCACTCCGATGCCGAGGTGCTGGTCTACATGGACGTCGACCTGTCGACCGACCTCAACGCCCTGCTGCCGCTCGTCGCTCCCCTGCTGTCGGGGCACTCCGACCTGGCGATCGGGTCGCGGCTGGCGCGCACGTCGCGGACGACCCGTGGGCCGCGCCGCGAGGTCATCTCCCGCAGCTACAACGTCCTGCTCCGAGGTGCCCTGCGGGCCCGGTTCTCGGACGCGCAGTGCGGCTTCAAGGCCATCCGGCGCGACGTCGCCGCGCAGCTGCTGCCGCTGATCGAGGACGACGAGTGGTTCTTCGACACCGAGCTGCTGGTCGTCGCCGAGCGGGCCGGGCTGCGCATCCACGAGGTGCCGGTCGACTGGGTCGACGACCCGGACAGCCGGGTCGACGTCGTCCGCACGGCTCTCGCCGACCTGCGCGGGATGGGCCGGCTCGGCTGGTCGCTCGTCCGCGGTCGCATCCCGCTCGCCGACGTGGCGCAGGCGCTGGGCCGTGCGACATCGCGCAGCGCCCGCGGGGGGCTGAGCGCACAGATGGTCGTCTTCGCGCTGATCGGCGCGCTGTCGACCGCGGCGTACGGGCTGCTCTACGTGCTGCTGCGCAGCAGCCTCGGCGCGCTCGAGGCCAATGCCGTCGCCCTGGCGGCGACCGCCGTGGCCAACACCGCTGCCAACCGGCGCTTCACGTTCGGCCTGCGCGGTCCGACCGACGCCCTCAAGCACCAGCTGCAGGGGCTGCTGGTCTTCGCCTGCGGACTGGCCGTGACGAGCGGGACGATCTGGACCCTGCGCGCCGTCCGGGGCGACGGCCACCCGCTCGTCGAGGTCGCCGCCCTGACCGCCGCCAACCTGTTCGTGACGGTCATGCGCTTCGTCCTGATGCGGATCTGGATCTTCCGGGGTCCCCGCACGACGACCTCGCCCGGCACCTGA
- a CDS encoding PspA/IM30 family protein → MAQKQSILGRIGQLTRANINSLLDKAEDPEKMLDQLVRDYTSSIAEAQDAVAQTIGNLRLAEADHAEDVAAVKEWGSKAIRASQKADALRAAGQGSEADKFDSLAKVALSKQIGFENEAKAAAPQIAAQNQTVEQLKAGLINMQGKLGELKSKRDQLVARAKTAEAQAKVQDAVSSINVLDPTSELSRFEEKVRRDEAQVAGQAELAASSLDAQFAELEGDSTQTEVEARLSELKALAAGDQPTA, encoded by the coding sequence ATGGCTCAGAAACAGTCCATCCTCGGGCGCATCGGGCAGCTGACCCGGGCCAACATCAACTCGCTGCTCGACAAGGCCGAGGACCCCGAGAAGATGCTCGACCAGCTCGTGCGCGACTACACGAGCTCGATCGCCGAGGCGCAGGACGCCGTCGCGCAGACCATCGGCAACCTCCGGCTCGCCGAGGCCGACCACGCCGAGGACGTCGCCGCGGTCAAGGAGTGGGGCTCCAAGGCCATCCGCGCCTCACAGAAGGCCGACGCACTGCGCGCCGCGGGCCAGGGGTCCGAGGCCGACAAGTTCGACTCGCTGGCCAAGGTGGCTCTGAGCAAGCAGATCGGCTTCGAGAACGAGGCGAAGGCCGCAGCCCCGCAGATCGCCGCCCAGAACCAGACCGTCGAGCAGCTCAAGGCCGGGCTCATCAACATGCAGGGCAAGCTCGGCGAGCTCAAGAGCAAGCGCGACCAGCTCGTGGCCCGTGCCAAGACCGCCGAGGCCCAGGCCAAGGTGCAGGACGCCGTCTCGTCGATCAACGTCCTCGACCCCACGAGCGAGCTGTCCCGCTTCGAGGAGAAGGTCCGCCGCGACGAGGCACAGGTCGCGGGTCAGGCCGAGCTCGCGGCGTCGAGCCTCGACGCGCAGTTCGCCGAGCTCGAGGGGGACAGCACCCAGACCGAGGTCGAGGCCCGCCTGTCCGAGCTCAAGGCACTGGCCGCCGGCGACCAGCCGACCGCCTGA
- a CDS encoding DUF2505 domain-containing protein, which yields MKLNEKYTYDAGVDAVYAILVDQAFRTDSCANQGATDYEVTVEPKGDGATVTIVRTQDADLPDFVKKLTGSTVKVKQTEVWSGPDASGNRTADVKVSIIGQPAEMVGKAKLYAAGEGSEFTVDGDVTVKIPFLGKKIEPEVAKAIKASLREEVDYGKSRL from the coding sequence ATGAAGCTCAACGAGAAGTACACCTACGACGCCGGCGTGGACGCGGTCTACGCGATCCTGGTCGACCAGGCCTTCCGCACCGACTCGTGCGCCAACCAGGGCGCGACCGACTACGAGGTCACGGTGGAGCCGAAGGGCGACGGCGCGACCGTCACGATCGTCCGCACGCAGGACGCTGACCTCCCCGACTTCGTCAAGAAGCTCACGGGCAGCACCGTCAAGGTCAAGCAGACCGAGGTCTGGAGCGGACCCGACGCCTCGGGCAACCGCACCGCCGACGTCAAGGTCAGCATCATCGGCCAGCCCGCCGAGATGGTCGGCAAGGCCAAGCTCTACGCCGCCGGCGAGGGCTCGGAGTTCACGGTCGACGGCGACGTGACGGTCAAGATCCCGTTCCTCGGCAAGAAGATCGAGCCCGAGGTGGCCAAGGCCATCAAGGCCTCGCTGCGCGAAGAGGTCGACTACGGCAAGAGCAGGCTCTAG
- a CDS encoding WS/DGAT/MGAT family O-acyltransferase — protein sequence MQRLSPLDAMFLHQDSPTVPRQVASLAILEPGDQLLDYDRLIHVINERIDLVPRYRQIPRSVPGAFGTPVWLDDENFDISLHVRRSALPRPGTTDALHELVGRLIARRLDLDRPLWELYLIEGLEGGRVALLFKSHQALVDGSETVDLAQVLLEETAHDRDIPHEEWNPRSEPHAAELLVNTVSRNVRHPAEALRVTELNLGRLARKLPVIGSDGQTPSSVLSTQLSRHRRFASLAVSLSDLRRIREEHGGTVNDVILACIAGGIRGWMLTRAEPVTAKTSFRAMVPMSVVAKDGLPTSLGSQVRGHLLSLPVGESNPVVRLHQVSYALKDHRETGSAVAANKLASLPGFATSTFHAVGARVADAEAGRGHQIVITNVPGPQDALYLAGTAVAEVYPCIPLSGKRAVAIGVTSYHGQVFFGIVADRDAVPDVDVLAQCIEDALAELVVSVDDRRTRAPRGRQRPARS from the coding sequence ATGCAACGGTTGAGCCCCCTGGACGCGATGTTCCTCCATCAGGACAGCCCGACCGTTCCTCGCCAGGTGGCCTCGCTCGCGATCCTCGAGCCCGGCGACCAGCTGCTCGACTACGACCGCCTGATCCACGTCATCAACGAGCGCATCGACCTGGTGCCGCGCTACCGGCAGATCCCGCGGTCGGTGCCGGGCGCGTTCGGCACGCCGGTCTGGCTCGACGACGAGAACTTCGACATCTCCCTGCACGTCCGCCGCTCTGCCCTGCCGCGTCCCGGCACGACCGACGCCCTGCACGAGCTGGTCGGACGGCTCATCGCCCGCCGGCTCGACCTCGATCGCCCGCTGTGGGAGCTGTACCTCATCGAGGGGCTCGAGGGCGGCCGTGTCGCGCTGCTGTTCAAGTCGCACCAGGCGCTCGTCGACGGCAGCGAGACCGTCGACCTGGCCCAGGTGCTGCTCGAGGAGACGGCCCACGACCGCGACATCCCCCACGAGGAGTGGAACCCCCGTTCGGAGCCCCATGCGGCCGAGCTGCTGGTCAACACCGTCAGCCGCAACGTCCGTCACCCCGCCGAGGCGCTGCGCGTCACCGAGCTCAACCTGGGACGCCTGGCCCGCAAGCTGCCGGTCATCGGGTCCGACGGCCAGACACCGAGCAGCGTCCTGTCGACGCAGCTGAGCCGTCACCGCCGCTTCGCCTCGCTCGCCGTGAGCCTGTCCGACCTGCGTCGCATCCGTGAGGAGCACGGCGGCACCGTCAATGACGTCATCCTGGCGTGCATCGCCGGCGGCATCCGCGGCTGGATGCTGACGCGCGCCGAGCCCGTCACGGCCAAGACCAGCTTCCGGGCCATGGTGCCGATGTCGGTCGTTGCCAAGGACGGCCTGCCGACGTCGCTGGGCTCGCAGGTGCGCGGTCATCTGCTGTCGCTGCCGGTCGGCGAGTCCAATCCCGTCGTGCGGCTGCACCAGGTGTCGTACGCGCTCAAGGACCACCGCGAGACCGGCTCGGCCGTCGCCGCCAACAAGCTCGCGAGCCTGCCGGGCTTCGCGACGTCGACCTTCCACGCCGTGGGCGCGCGCGTGGCCGATGCCGAGGCGGGCCGCGGCCACCAGATCGTCATCACCAACGTGCCCGGTCCGCAGGACGCGCTCTACCTCGCGGGCACCGCTGTCGCCGAGGTGTACCCGTGCATCCCGCTCAGCGGCAAGCGGGCGGTCGCCATCGGCGTGACGTCGTACCACGGCCAGGTGTTCTTCGGCATCGTCGCCGATCGCGACGCGGTGCCGGACGTCGACGTGCTGGCGCAGTGCATCGAGGACGCCTTGGCCGAGCTGGTCGTGTCGGTCGACGACCGGCGCACCCGCGCTCCCCGGGGCCGACAGCGTCCGGCGCGGTCATGA
- a CDS encoding chromosome partitioning protein — MDVVIAAGGAAWEEAAIREVEASTVLRLARRCVDVADLLAVAQAGRAGAAIVSTGLPGLDLDAVTQLEGAGVRVAAVDPDPSLSEAWGIRRVLRLGELEGIADESWVEPRPEPSRRAPVVAVWGPAGAPGRSTVALALASAAAARSVDTVLVDADTHGGSLGQLLGVLDDVSGLVAACRGVNNGRPHEVATHLLDVDPSLRLLTGLPRADMWPQVRTIAMQGVLDQLRGAAQLIVVDIGAELEQPSAPGPSRHQTALQVVDAADVVVVVGRPDPVGLSRLVRGLHDLATIVPGVEPVVVVNQMRSTLGWKEREVRATVARLTGIEPVVHLPSDQSSLDLAAMSGRAPREAAPSSPFVARLEVLTSHVLAAVVSPDSLAGSRR; from the coding sequence ATGGACGTCGTGATCGCCGCCGGGGGAGCGGCCTGGGAGGAGGCGGCCATCCGCGAGGTCGAGGCCTCCACGGTCCTGCGCCTGGCTCGCCGGTGCGTCGACGTCGCAGACCTGCTGGCCGTCGCCCAGGCAGGTCGCGCCGGGGCGGCCATCGTCTCGACCGGTCTGCCGGGCCTCGACCTCGACGCGGTCACCCAGCTGGAGGGCGCGGGCGTGCGGGTCGCGGCGGTCGATCCCGACCCGTCGCTCAGCGAGGCGTGGGGCATCCGCCGCGTGCTCCGGCTGGGCGAGCTCGAGGGCATCGCCGACGAGAGCTGGGTCGAGCCGCGCCCCGAGCCGTCCCGACGTGCGCCGGTCGTCGCCGTGTGGGGCCCGGCGGGTGCACCCGGCCGCAGCACCGTGGCCCTCGCGCTGGCCTCGGCCGCGGCGGCGCGCTCCGTCGACACCGTGCTGGTCGACGCCGACACCCACGGCGGATCACTGGGTCAGCTGCTCGGCGTGCTCGACGACGTCAGTGGTCTCGTGGCGGCCTGTCGCGGCGTCAACAACGGTCGACCGCACGAGGTCGCCACCCACCTGCTCGACGTCGACCCCTCGCTGCGCCTGCTCACGGGGCTGCCGCGTGCCGACATGTGGCCGCAGGTGCGCACGATTGCGATGCAGGGCGTGCTCGACCAGCTGCGCGGTGCCGCCCAGCTCATCGTCGTCGACATCGGTGCCGAGCTGGAGCAACCGAGCGCGCCGGGGCCCTCCCGGCACCAGACGGCGCTGCAGGTCGTCGACGCCGCCGACGTCGTCGTGGTCGTCGGGCGTCCTGACCCGGTCGGGCTGTCGCGGCTCGTGCGGGGCCTGCACGACCTCGCGACGATCGTGCCGGGTGTCGAGCCGGTGGTCGTCGTCAACCAGATGCGGTCGACCCTCGGCTGGAAGGAACGGGAGGTCCGGGCGACCGTCGCGCGGCTCACGGGCATCGAGCCGGTCGTGCACCTGCCGTCCGACCAGTCGAGCCTCGACCTCGCCGCGATGAGCGGCCGGGCACCCCGTGAGGCCGCTCCGTCGTCGCCGTTCGTCGCCCGTCTCGAGGTGCTGACCTCGCACGTGCTGGCAGCGGTCGTCTCGCCCGACAGTCTCGCAGGGTCCCGACGTTGA
- a CDS encoding helix-turn-helix domain-containing protein: MPSPSPRFLTLADVAEVLNVTVRQVYALVRSGELRGIQIGGRGQWRIENDQLEDYISRQYARADHDVRELAESSVDDDVTSDR; this comes from the coding sequence ATGCCATCTCCCAGCCCGCGGTTCCTCACGCTGGCAGACGTCGCGGAGGTGCTCAACGTGACGGTGCGGCAGGTCTACGCGCTCGTGCGCTCCGGCGAGCTGCGCGGCATCCAGATCGGTGGACGCGGCCAGTGGCGCATCGAGAACGACCAGCTCGAGGACTACATCTCCCGGCAGTACGCCCGCGCCGACCACGACGTGCGCGAGCTCGCGGAGTCGTCGGTCGACGACGACGTCACGTCCGACCGCTGA
- a CDS encoding LysM peptidoglycan-binding domain-containing protein, whose protein sequence is MQMSRTGWGLAAVSAVVVAVLAPDVADLVADAHGPSFPEAAVAVASLGLLGLAAWSLLACGAVVLGASSQVVSALTPALLRRALLVGAAGALTVVPAHAESLTAPSAADPARHTVSGLPLPDRPDVRGGPTARRATSPATTPVPAATPAPAPSRAVAVRPGDTLWGIAARSLPHDASVADIARATERWHHANRGVIGDDPDLIIPAQLLQPPTGSESS, encoded by the coding sequence ATGCAAATGTCGCGCACTGGCTGGGGTCTCGCGGCCGTCTCCGCCGTCGTGGTCGCCGTCCTCGCTCCCGATGTCGCCGACCTCGTCGCCGATGCGCACGGGCCCTCGTTCCCCGAGGCTGCCGTCGCCGTCGCGTCGCTGGGCCTGCTGGGCCTCGCCGCCTGGTCGCTGCTGGCATGCGGCGCGGTCGTGCTCGGGGCCTCGTCGCAGGTCGTGTCAGCACTGACCCCCGCCTTGCTCCGACGTGCCCTGCTGGTCGGCGCGGCCGGGGCGCTCACGGTGGTCCCCGCGCATGCCGAGTCGCTCACGGCGCCGAGTGCCGCCGACCCCGCCCGCCACACGGTCTCCGGGCTGCCGCTGCCCGACCGGCCAGATGTCAGGGGCGGGCCCACCGCACGCCGGGCGACCTCCCCTGCGACGACCCCGGTCCCGGCCGCAACCCCGGCCCCAGCCCCGTCGCGGGCCGTCGCGGTCCGGCCCGGCGACACGCTCTGGGGCATCGCGGCGCGCTCCCTGCCGCATGACGCCTCCGTCGCCGACATCGCGCGAGCCACGGAGCGGTGGCACCACGCCAACCGCGGCGTCATCGGCGACGACCCCGACCTGATCATCCCTGCCCAGCTGCTCCAACCGCCGACCGGAAGTGAATCGTCATGA
- a CDS encoding Rv3235 family protein yields the protein MKTATQLVAPEVTVPFVGPSSSPFDDPVEPSAGQIPLPFPGMTPVLPAPVERGDARVIRERAARFMQALVEVLSGERPLRQMAAWMAPDVYAQLTARLTVHARVPLRARSGRGARIVSVHVAMVHDEAAEIAGRMVHRGRSRAIAVRLELQTTHRGDQVWKCTALVWA from the coding sequence ATGAAGACCGCCACCCAGCTGGTCGCCCCTGAGGTGACCGTCCCGTTCGTCGGACCGTCGAGCAGCCCCTTCGACGACCCCGTCGAACCGTCTGCCGGGCAGATCCCGCTGCCGTTCCCCGGCATGACCCCCGTGCTGCCCGCGCCGGTCGAGCGGGGCGACGCCCGGGTGATCCGCGAGCGGGCCGCGCGGTTCATGCAGGCGCTGGTCGAAGTCCTGTCCGGTGAGCGTCCACTGCGGCAGATGGCCGCCTGGATGGCACCCGACGTCTACGCGCAGCTGACCGCCCGGCTCACGGTGCACGCGAGGGTGCCGTTGCGGGCCAGATCGGGTCGGGGCGCGCGCATCGTCTCGGTGCACGTCGCGATGGTGCACGACGAGGCCGCCGAGATCGCCGGTCGCATGGTGCACCGCGGACGCTCACGGGCCATCGCCGTCAGGCTCGAGCTGCAGACCACCCACCGCGGCGACCAGGTCTGGAAGTGCACAGCCCTCGTCTGGGCCTAG